One window of Candidatus Micrarchaeota archaeon genomic DNA carries:
- the dph5 gene encoding diphthine synthase, whose translation MLFLVGLGLSEKDITAGAIDVCRNCELYIDTFTSAVGESTKDYITSATGKRITELSREDMEDSAAELVSMASVKDIAILVGGDPLIATTHKILYIEAKKHNVKTVAVHANSIMTTAIGESGLDFYRFGSTCTIPRWSEHYSPVSFYEKIATNLNNGEHTMLLLDYDSKSKSTISIREAVSIIEKSEAHYKKGVINPATRIIILHNMLQDDAKVVLTSIKEAESLDYGGVNVIIIPAELKDIEKEALSARATE comes from the coding sequence ATGCTCTTTTTAGTGGGACTCGGCCTTTCGGAAAAGGACATAACCGCAGGAGCCATTGATGTATGCAGGAACTGCGAGCTCTACATCGATACATTCACGAGCGCGGTTGGCGAAAGCACAAAGGACTACATAACCAGCGCAACCGGCAAGCGGATAACCGAGCTCTCAAGGGAGGACATGGAGGACAGCGCGGCAGAGCTTGTAAGCATGGCTTCGGTGAAGGACATAGCGATACTGGTCGGAGGGGATCCGCTGATAGCCACAACGCACAAGATACTCTACATAGAGGCAAAAAAACACAATGTCAAAACTGTTGCCGTCCACGCAAACTCTATAATGACTACTGCGATAGGAGAGAGCGGGCTGGATTTCTACAGGTTCGGAAGCACATGCACAATACCGCGGTGGAGCGAGCATTATTCCCCTGTATCATTTTACGAAAAGATAGCAACCAACCTTAATAACGGCGAGCACACGATGCTGCTTCTGGACTACGATTCAAAAAGCAAAAGCACGATAAGCATAAGGGAAGCAGTTTCAATAATCGAGAAATCCGAGGCGCATTACAAGAAAGGGGTGATAAACCCCGCTACAAGGATAATCATACTCCACAACATGCTTCAGGATGATGCCAAAGTGGTGCTTACTAGCATAAAAGAGGCGGAATCGCTTGACTACGGTGGTGTCAACGTAATAATAATACCTGCAGAGCTAAAGGATATAGAAAAGGAGGCTTTGTCAGCAAGGGCAACGGAATGA